The genomic interval GCGCGCACCCACGGTCCGCGCTCCTTTTTTTACCGCAGCAGTTGAGCGCTTGCTCAATGTGGAGAAAAGATAATGAGACCTGTTGAAATCAAGGACGGCATCCACTGGATCGGTGCGGTCGACTGGAACCGCCGCGACTTCCACGGCTATTCCAAAGCGCACAAGGGCACCACCTACAACAACTTTCTTATCGTGGACGAGAAGGTGACCCTGGTCGACACCGTGGCCGAAGAGTTCTGGGGAACCCTCCAGTGCAACGTCGCCCAGGTGCTCGGCGACCGGAAGATCGACTACTTCGTCATCAACCACCTGGAACCCGATCACGCGGGCAGCCTGGCCTTGGCCGTGGAAAAATACCAGCCCGAAAAGATCTACACCTCCCCCATGGGCCAGAAGTCCATGATGGCCCACTTCAAGTACAAGGATTGGCCCGTCGAGGTCGTGCCCACCGGCACCGAGATCAAGCTCGGCAAGCGGACCCTTCACTTCATCGAAACCCGTATGCTCCACTGGCCGGACTCCATGCTGACCTACTGCCCCGAAGCGAAGCTGGTCTTCACCAATGACGCCTTCGGACAGAACTGGGCCACCTCCGAGCGCTGGGCCGACCAGGTCGACCGCTACCGCCTGGAAGAGCTGATGGCCAACTACTACGCCAACATCGTCCTGCCGTACTCTCCCGTGGTCATCAAGACCCTGGCCGCCATCAAGGAAATGGGCCTGGAGATCGACACCATCTGCCCGGACCACGGCCTGATGTTCCGTGGAGACGACTGCGCCTGGGCCATGAACAAGTACCAGGAGTTCGCGGAGCAGAAGCCCAAGAACAAGGCGGTCATCGTTTTCGACACCATGTGGCATTCCACCGAGAAGATGGCCGAGGCCATCGCTTCCGGTCTGGCCGACGAGGGCGTGTCCGTGCGCGTCATGTGCATGAAGAACAACCATCACTCCGATGTCATGGCCGAGGTCTTTGACGCCGCCGCCGTGATCGTCGGCTCCCCGACCCACAACAACGGCATCCTGCCGCTCATGGCCGACATGCTGACCTACATGAAGGGCCTGCGGCCGCAGAACAAGATCGGCTCCGCCATCGGCTCCTACGGTTGGTCCGGTGAATGCGTGAAGATCCTGACCAAGTGGCTCGAAGACATGAACATGGAAGTCTTCGACCCGATCAAGACCCAGTTCGTCCCCGATCACGACGTGCTCGGCAAGTGCTACGAACACGGCAAGCAGCTCGCCGCCGCCATCAAGGCCAAGCTGGCGTAGCGGCATACCCGCACTAAAAAGAAGGCCCGGTCTCCTGCGAGATCGGGCCTTTTTTCGTGGTTGCCTCCGGCGGCCAGAGGGGGAACCTCTTGAGAGAGGTTCCCCCTCTGGACTCCCCCTCCAGAACTTTTTGTGTGCCTTCGGCGGGGGAGGATAAAACCGGGGCGTCTTGGTTGTCGAGAATTGGCTACTAATGGGCTGATG from Desulfovibrio sp. Fe33 carries:
- a CDS encoding FprA family A-type flavoprotein, with the protein product MRPVEIKDGIHWIGAVDWNRRDFHGYSKAHKGTTYNNFLIVDEKVTLVDTVAEEFWGTLQCNVAQVLGDRKIDYFVINHLEPDHAGSLALAVEKYQPEKIYTSPMGQKSMMAHFKYKDWPVEVVPTGTEIKLGKRTLHFIETRMLHWPDSMLTYCPEAKLVFTNDAFGQNWATSERWADQVDRYRLEELMANYYANIVLPYSPVVIKTLAAIKEMGLEIDTICPDHGLMFRGDDCAWAMNKYQEFAEQKPKNKAVIVFDTMWHSTEKMAEAIASGLADEGVSVRVMCMKNNHHSDVMAEVFDAAAVIVGSPTHNNGILPLMADMLTYMKGLRPQNKIGSAIGSYGWSGECVKILTKWLEDMNMEVFDPIKTQFVPDHDVLGKCYEHGKQLAAAIKAKLA